The following are encoded together in the Thunnus albacares chromosome 7, fThuAlb1.1, whole genome shotgun sequence genome:
- the LOC122985249 gene encoding myosin heavy chain, fast skeletal muscle-like isoform X1 — protein MNPPKFDKIEDMVMMTHLNEASVLYNLKERYAAWMIYTYSGLFCATVNPYKWLPVYDAEVVSAYRGKKRMEAPPHIFSVSDNAYQFMLCDRENQSVLITGESGAGKTVNTKRVIQYFATISVGGDKKKDTGKMQGSLEDQIIAANPLLEAYGNAKTVRNDNSSRFGKFIRIHFGTSGKLASADIETYLLEKSRVTFQLPDERGYHIFYQMMTNHKPELIEMSLISTNPYDFPMISMGQITVASIDDKEELDATDNAIDILGFSNEEKMSIYKMTGAVIHHGNMKFKQKQREEQAEPDGTEDADKVAYLLGLNSADMLKALCYPRVKVGNEFVTKGQTVPQVLNSVTALAKSIYERMFLWMVIRINQMLDTKQPRQFFIGVLDIAGFEIFDFNTLEQLCINFTNEKLQQFFNHHMFVLEQEEYKKEGIIWEFIDFGMDLAACIELIEKPMGIFSILEEECMFPKATDTSFKNKLYDQHLGKNKAFEKPKPAKGKAEAHFSLVHYAGTVDYNICGWLDKNKDPLNESVLQLYQKSSVKLLALLYPPAAAEDTGKKGGKKKGGSMQTVSSQFRENLGKLMTNLRSTHPHFVRCLIPNESKTPGLMENFLVIHQLRCNGVLEGIRICRKGFPSRILYGDFKQRYKVLNASVIPEGQFIDNKKAAEKLLGSIDIDHDQYRFGHTKVFFKAGLLGTLEEMRDEKLANLVTMTQAICRGFLMRREFVKMMERRDAVFTIQYNVRSFMNVKHWPWMKVYYKIKPLLKSAETEKELMQMKENYEKMEKDLATALAKKKELEEKMVSLLQEKNDLQLQVASESENLSDAEERCEGLIKSKIQLEAKLKETTERLEDEEEINAELTGKKRKLEDECSELKKDIDDLELTLAKVEKEKHATENKVKNLTEEMASQDESIAKLTKEKKALQEAHQQTLDDLQAEEDKVNSLTKSKTKLEQQVDDLEGSLEQEKKLRMDLERAKRKLEGDLKLAQESIMDLENDKQQSEEKIKKKDFETSQLLSKIEDEQSMGAQLQKKIKELQARIEELEEEIEAERAARAKVEKQRADLSRELEEISERLEEAGGATAAQIEMNKKREAEFQKVRRDLEEATLQHEATAAALRKKQADSVAELGEQIDNLQRVKQKLEKEKSEYKMEIDDLSSNMEAVAKAKGNLEKLCRTLEDQLSELKTKNDENLRQINDVGAQKARLLTENGEFGRQIEEKEALVSQLTRGKQAFTQQIEELKRHIEEEVKAKNALAHGLQSARHDCDLLREQFEEEQEAKAELQRGMSKANSEVAQWRTKYETDAIQRTEELEEAKKKLAQRLQEAEEQIEAVNSKCASLEKTKQRLQSEVEDLMIDVERANGLAANLDKKQRNFDKVLAEWKQKYEEGQAELEGAQKEARSLSTEMFKMKNSYEEALDHLETMKRENKNLQQEISDLTEQIGETGKSIHELEKSKKQVETEKAEIQTALEEAEGTLEHEESKILRVQLELNQIKGEVDRKLAEKDEEMEQIKRNSQRVIDSMQSTLDSEVRSRNDALRIKKKMEGDLNEMEIQLSHANRQAAESQKQLRNVQAQLKDAQLHLDDAVRAQDDIKEQAAMVERRNGLMVAEIEELRVALEQTERGRKIAEQELVDASERVGLLHTQNTSLLNTKKKLEADLVQIQSEVDDTVQEARNAEEKAKKAITDAAMMAEELKKEQDTSAHLERMKKNLEVAVKDLQHRLDEAENLAMKGGKKQLQKLESRVRELETEVEAEQRRGADAVKGVRKYERRVKELTYQTEEDKKNITRLQDLVDKLQLKVKAYKRQSEEAEEQANVHLSKCRKIQHELEEAEERADIAESQVNKMRAKSRDSGKGKEAAE, from the exons ATGAACCCTCCCAAATTCGACAAAATTGAGGACATGGTCATGATGACCCATCTCAATGAAGCCTCTGTCTTGTATAACCTTAAAGAGCGTTATGCAGCATGGATGATCTAC ACCTACTCTGGGTTGTTCTGCGCCACTGTGAACCCCTACAAGTGGCTCCCAGTGTACGATGCTGAAGTTGTAAGTGCCTATAGAGGCAAGAAGCGTATGGAGGCTCCACCCCAcatcttctctgtctctgacaaCGCTTATCAGTTCATGCTTTGTG ataGGGAGAACCAGTCTGTCTTGATCAC TGGAGAATCTGGTGCTGGAAAGACTGTGAACACCAAGCGTGTCATCCAGTACTTTGCAACAATCTCAGTTGGTGGAGACAAGAAGAAGGACACAGGAAAGATGCAG GGGTCACTGGAGGATCAGATTATTGCAGCCAATCCCTTGCTGGAGGCCTATGGTAATGCCAAAACTGTGAGAAATGACAACTCTTCTCGTTTT GGTAAATTCATCAGAATCCATTTTGGAACATCTGGCAAATTGGCTAGTGCTGATATTGAGACAT ATCTGCTGGAGAAGTCTAGAGTGACATTCCAGCTTCCTGATGAGAGAGGCTACCACATCTTCTACCAGATGATGACCAACCACAAGCCTGAGCTGATTG AAATGTCACTCATTTCAACCAACCCCTATGACTTCCCCATGATCAGCATGGGTCAGATCACAGTGGCCAGCATTGATGACAAAGAAGAGCTGGATGCCACCGAT AATGCTATTGATATCCTGGGCTTCAGTAATGAGGAGAAGATGAGCATCTATAAAATGACTGGTGCTGTCATCCACCATGGTAACATGAAGTTCAAGCAGAAGCAGCGTGAGGAGCAGGCTGAGCCTGATGGCACAGAGG ATGCTGACAAGGTTGCTTACTTGTTGGGTCTAAACTCCGCTGACATGCTGAAGGCTCTGTGCTATCCCAGAGTGAAGGTCGGAAATGAGTTTGTCACCAAGGGACAGACTGTACCTCAG GTGCTGAACTCAGTGACTGCCCTTGCAAAGTCTATCTATGAGAGGATGTTCTTGTGGATGGTCATCCGTATCAACCAGATGTTGGACACTAAACAGCCCAGGCAGTTCTTCATTGGTGTCCTGGATATTGCTGGCTTTGAAATCTTTGAT TTCAACACATTGGAACAGCTGTGCATTAACTTCACCAATGAGAAATTGCAGCAGTTCTTCAACCACCACATGTTTGTGCTGGAGCAAGAAGAGTACAAGAAGGAGGGCATTATCTGGGAGTTCATTGACTTTGGCATGGACTTGGCTGCCTGTATTGAGCTGATTGAAAAG CCCATGGGCATCTTCTCCATCCTTGAAGAGGAGTGCATGTTCCCCAAGGCCACGGACACATCCTTCAAGAACAAGCTGTATGACCAGCATCTTGGCAAAAATAAAGCATTTGAGAAGCCAAAGCCAGCCAAGGGCAAGGCTGAGGCCCACTTCTCCCTGGTGCACTATGCTGGTACTGTGGACTACAATATCTGTGGCTGGCTTGACAAGAACAAGGACCCACTGAATGAGTCTGTCCTGCAGCTGTACCAGAAGTCCTCAGTTAAACTTTTGGCTCTTCTGtatcctcctgctgctgctgagg ataCCGGAAAGAAGGGAGGCAAGAAGAAGGGTGGTTCTATGCAGACTGTGTCTTCACAGTTTAGG GAGAACTTGGGCAAGCTGATGACTAACTTGAGGAGCACCCATCCTCACTTTGTGCGCTGTCTGATTCCCAATGAGTCAAAGACTCCAG GTCTGATGGAGAACTTCCTGGTCATCCACCAGCTCAGGTGTAACGGTGTGCTGGAGGGTATCAGAATCTGCAGAAAAGGTTTCCCCAGCAGAATCCTCTACGGTGACTTCAAGCAGAG GTACAAGGTACTGAATGCCAGCGTCATCCCTGAGGGCCAGTTCATTGACAACAAGAAGGCTGCAGAGAAGCTGCTTGGTTCAATCGATATTGATCATGACCAGTACAGATTTGGACACACCAAG GTGTTCTTCAAGGCTGGTCTGCTGGGTACCCTTGAGGAAATGAGAGATGAAAAGCTGGCAAATCTTGTTACCATGACTCAGGCTATCTGCCGTGGGTTCCTCATGAGAAGGGAGTTTGTGAAGATGATGGAAAGGAG GGATGCCGTCTTTACAATCCAGTACAACGTACGTTCATTCATGAATGTCAAACACTGGCCATGGATGAAGGTGTACTACAAGATCAAGCCTCTGCTGAAGAGTGCTGAAACTGAGAAGGAGCTGATGCAGATGAAGGAGAACTATGAGAAGATGGAAAAAGACTTGGCTACCGCTCTGGCCAAGAAGAAGGAACTGGAGGAAAAGATGGTGTCTCTCCTGCAGGAGAAGAACGATCTGCAGCTGCAAGTAGCATCT GAATCAGAGAATCTGTCAGACGCTGAGGAGAGATGTGAGGGACTTATCAAGAGTAAGATTCAGCTGGAGGCCAAACTCAAAGAGACAACTGAGAGactggaggatgaagaggaaatcAATGCTGAGCTTACTGGCAAGAAGAGAAAGCTGGAGGATGAATGCTCTGAGCTCAAGAAGGATATTGATGACCTGGAGCTGACCTTGGCCAAAGTGGAAAAGGAGAAACATGCCACTGAGAACAAG GTGAAGAATCTGACTGAGGAGATGGCCTCTCAGGATGAGAGCATTGCTAAGCTGACCAAGGAGAAGAAAGCCCTTCAGGAGGCTCATCAGCAGACTCTTGATGACCTGCAAGCTGAGGAGGACAAAGTCAACTCACTGACCAAGTCAAAGACCAAGCTTGAGCAGCAAGTGGATGAT CTTGAGGGTTCTTTGGAGCAAGAGAAGAAGCTGCGTATGGACCTGGAGAGAGCCAAGAGAAAGCTTGAGGGTGATCTGAAACTGGCCCAGGAATCTATCATGGATCTTGAGAACGACAAACAGCAGTCTgaggagaaaattaaaaa GAAGGACTTTGAAACTAGTCAGCTCCTTAGCAAGATTGAGGATGAGCAGTCAATGGGCGCTCAGCTTCAGAAGAAGATCAAGGAGCTTCAG GCCCGTATTGAGGAACTGGAGGAGGAGATTGAGGCTGAGCGTGCTGCTCGTGCCAAGGTTGAGAAGCAGAGAGCTGATCTCTCCAGGGAACTTGAGGAGATCAGTGAGAGGCTGGAGGAGGCCGGTGGTGCCACTGCTGCTCAGATTGAGATGAACAAGAAGCGCGAGGCTGAGTTCCAGAAGGTCCGTCGTGACCTTGAGGAAGCCACCCTGCAGCATGaggccactgctgctgctctgcgcAAGAAGCAGGCTGACAGCGTTGCTGAGCTGGGTGAGCAGATCGACAACCTCCAGCGTGTCAAGCAGAAGCTTGAGAAGGAAAAGAGTGAATACAAGATGGAGATTGATGACCTCTCCAGCAACATGGAGGCTGTTGCTAAAGCAAAG GGAAATCTTGAAAAGCTGTGCCGTACTCTTGAGGACCAACTTAGTGAACTGAAGACCAAGAATGATGAAAATCTTCGTCAAATCAATGATGTGGGTGCACAGAAAGCACGTCTTCTGACAGAAAATG GTGAGTTTGGCCGTCAAATTGAAGAGAAAGAAGCTCTAGTCTCCCAGCTGACCAGAGGCAAACAGGCCTTCACACAGCAGATTGAGGAGCTGAAGAGACATATTGAAGAGGAGGTTAAG GCCAAGAATGCTCTTGCCCATGGACTGCAATCAGCCCGCCATGACTGTGATCTGCTGAGGGAGCAGTttgaagaggagcaggaggccAAGGCTGAGCTGCAGCGTGGAATGTCCAAGGCCAACAGTGAGGTGGCTCAGTGGAGAACTAAGTATGAAACTGATGCTATCCAGCGCACTGAGGAGCTTGAGGAGGCCAA GAAAAAGCTTGCCCAGCGCCTTCAGGAGGCTGAGGAGCAGATTGAGGCTGTGAACTCCAAGTGTGCTTCTCTGGAGAAAACCAAACAGAGGCTCCAGAGTGAGGTGGAGGACCTCATGATTGACGTGGAGAGGGCTAATGGGCTGGCCGCCAACCTGGACAAGAAGCAGAGGAACTTTGACAAG GTGTTGGCAGAGTGGAAACAAAAGTATGAGGAGGGTCAGGCAGAGCTTGAAGGAGCTCAGAAGGAGGCTCGTTCTCTCAGCACTGAGATGTTCAAGATGAAGAACTCTTACGAGGAAGCTCTGGATCACCTGGAGACCATGAAGCGTGAAAACAAGAACCTGCAAC AGGAGATCTCAGATCTGACTGAACAGATTGGTGAGACTGGCAAGAGCATCCATGAGCTGGAGAAGTCCAAGAAGCAGGTGGAGACAGAGAAGGCTGAGATCCAGACAGCTCTTGAAGAGGCTGAG GGCACTCTTGAACATGAAGAGTCTAAGATCCTGCGCGTCCAGCTGGAGCTCAACCAGATTAAAGGTGAGGTGGACAGGAAGCTGGcagagaaagatgaggagaTGGAGCAGATCAAGAGGAACAGCCAGAGGGTGATTGACTCCATGCAGAGCACTCTGGATTCTGAGGTCAGGAGCAGAAATGATGCCCTGAGAatcaagaagaagatggagggaGATCTGAACGAGATGGAGATTCAGCTGAGCCATGCCAATCGCCAGGCTGCTGAGTCCCAGAAGCAGTTGAGGAATGTGCAGGCACAGCTGAAG GATGCACAATTGCACCTTGATGATGCTGTCAGAGCCCAGGATGACATCAAGGAACAAGCTGCTATGGTGGAACGCAGAAACGGTCTCATGGTGGCTGAAATTGAGGAACTTAGAGTTGCCCtggaacagacagagagaggccgCAAAATTGCTGAGCAGGAGCTGGTGGATGCCAGTGAGCGTGTTGGACTTCTGCACACTCAG aaCACAAGCCTTCTGAACACTAAGAAGAAGCTTGAGGCTGACTTGGTTCAGATCCAGAGTGAAGTGGATGACACTGTTCAGGAAGCAAGGAATGCAGAGGAGAAGGCCAAGAAGGCCATCACTGAT GCTGCAATGATGGCTGAAGAgctgaagaaggagcaggacaCCAGTGCTCACctggagaggatgaagaagaaccTGGAGGTGGCTGTTAAGGACCTGCAGCACCGCCTGGATGAGGCTGAGAACCTGGCCATGAAGGGTGGCAAGAAGCAGCTCCAGAAACTCGAGTCTAGG GTGCGTGAGCTGGAGACAGAGGTTGAGGCTGAACAAAGACGTGGAGCAGATGCTGTTAAGGGTGTTCGCAAATATGAGAGGAGGGTGAAGGAACTCACCTACCAG ACTGAGGAGGACAAGAAAAACATTACCAGGCTGCAGGATTTGGTTGACAAGTTACAGCTCAAGGTGAAGGCCTACAAGAGGCAGTCTGAGGAAGCG GAGGAGCAGGCCAATGTTCATCTGTCCAAGTGCAGGAAGATCCAGCATGAGCTTGAGGAGGCTGAGGAGCGTGCAGACATTGCAGAGTCCCAGGTCAACAAGATGAGAGCAAAGAGCCGTGACTCCGGCAAG